TGCCGCGCGTCTCGTCGACGTCGCCGCAGACGACGTGGGCGCCCTCGGAGGCGAGCCTGCGCGCGGTGGCGAGGCCGATGCCGCTGCCGGCACCGGTGATGACGGCGGTACGGCCGACGAGGCGTCGGCAGACGGCGGCTTCGCCGGTGGCGGGCGGTGGCGTCGATTCGGTCACTGTGCGGGGCCTTCCGTGCTGATGAAGACGTTCTTCGTCTCGGTGAATGCGGTGAGGGCGTCCGGGCCGAGCTCGCGGCCGATCCCGGACTGCTTGAAGCCGCCGAAGGGGGTCGAGTAGCGCACACTGGAGTGCGAGTTGACGGACAGGTTCCCTGCCCGGACGGCCTGCGACACGCGCAGGGCGCGGCCCACGTCCCGGGTCCAGATGGAGCCGGAGAGGCCGTAGTCGGTGCCGTTGGCGAGCGCCACGGCGTCCGCCTCGTCGTCGAAGGGGAGGACGACGGCGACGGGCCCGAAGACCTCCTCGACGGCCACGCGCGCGTGTGGGTCGACGTCGGTGAGGACGGTGGGCGGGAACCAGAAGCCGGGGCCCGTGGGCGTCTCGCCCCGGATGCCGGCCAGGTCGTCGGTGACGTACGCGCGTACGCGGTCCAGTTGGGCCCTGGAGATCAGCGGGCCCATCTGGGTCTTCTCGTCCGCCGGGTCGCCGACGAGGACGGACTCGACGGCGGGGGCGAGGAGGCCGAGGAAGCGGTCGTACACGGAGCGCTGGACGAGGATGCGGGTGCGGGCGCAGCAGTCCTGGCCGGAGTTGTCGAGGAACGACATGGGCGCTGCCGCCGCGGCGGCCTCGATGTCCGCGTCGGCGAAGACGATGTTGGGGCTCTTGCCGCCGAGTTCGAGGGTGACGCGCTTGAGGAGCGCCGACCCCTTCGCCAGGACCTGCTTGCCCACGCCTGTCGACCCGGTGAACACGATCTTCGCGACGCCCGGGTGTTCCACGAGTGCGGTACCGGCGACGGGACCGTGGCCCGGCAGCACCTGGAAGAGACCTTCCGGCAGGCCTGCCTCCAGGGCCAGTTCGGCCAGGCGCAGGGCCGTCAGGGGGGTCGTCTCGGCGGGCTTGAGGATCACCGCGTTGCCCGCGGCGAGGGCGGGGGCCGTGCCCCAGGCTGCGATCGGCATCGGGAAGTTCCAGGGCGCGATGACGCCGACAACGCCGAGCGGTTCGAGGAGGGTGATGTCGAGGCCGCCGGCGACCGGGATCTGCCGTCCGGTCAGCCGCTCCACTCCCCCCGCCGCGTAGTCGAGCAGATCGCGGACGTTGCCCGCTTCCCAGCGTGCGTTGCCGATGACGTGCCCGGCCTCCCGCACCTCCAACTGGGCCAGTTCTTCGAGGTGTTCGTCGACGGCGACCGCGAAGCGGCGCAGCAGGCGGGCGCGGTCGGCGGGCGCGAGGGCGGCCCAGCGCGCCTGGGCGTGGTTGGCCCGTACGACGGCCGCGTCGACGTCCTCCCGGGTGGCGGCGGGGACGGTGGCGACGACGTCCTCGGTGGCGGGGTTGAGGACGCGAAGCTCACTCCCGTAGGCGAGTTCGCGCTCATGCTCGTACGACACGAAAGGACCTCTCACAGACGTTCGAAGGAGCGGCGAAGCTCCCAGTCGGTCACCGCGGCGTCGAAGGCGGCGAGTTCGACGCGTGCCATGTTGCGGTAGTGGGCGACCACCTCGTCACCGAAGGCGGCCTGGACGATGGGGCTGTTCTCCCACAGTTCGGCGGCCTCGCGCAGGGTGGTGGGGACGTGGGCGTAGTCGCCTGCGTAGGCGTTGCCCGCGCACACCTCGGGCAGCTCCAGCTTCTGCTCGATGCCGTACAGACCGGCGGCGATCAGCCCGGCGACGGCGAGGTACGGGTTGACGTCACCGCCGGGCAGCCGGTTCTCGAACCGCATGGAGCGGCCGTGGCCGACCACCCGCAGCGCGCAGGTGCGGTTGTCGTACCCCCAGGCGACGGCGGTCGGCGCGAACGAGCCGGGCTGGAACCTCTTGTACGAGTTGATGTTGGGCGCGTAGAGCAGCGAGAAGTCCCGGAGGGCGGCGAGCTGCCCGGCGAGGAAGTACCGCATCACCTCGGACATGCCACCGGGGTCGGCAGCGGTGCCGGCCATGACGTTCGTGCCGTCGGCGTCGGCCAGCGAGAGATGGATGTGGCAGGAGTTGCCCTCGCGTTCGTTGTACTTGGCCATGAAGGTGAGCGAGACGCCCTCCTGGCTGGCGATCTCCTTGGCGCCGGTCTTGTAGACGGCGTGCTGGTCGCAGGTGACGAGGGCGTCGTCGTATTTGAAGGCGATCTCGTGCTGGCCCGGATTGCACTCGCCCTTGGCGGACTCGACGATCAGTCCGGCGGCCGTCATCTCGTTGCGGATGCGACGCAGCAGGGGTTCGATACGGCCGGTGCCGAGGACCGAGTAGTCGATGTTGTACTGGTTGGCCGGGGTCAGTCCGCGGTAGTGGGCGTCCCAGGCCTGCTCGTAGGTGTCCTTGAAGACGATGAACTCGAGTTCGGTGCCGACCTTCGCGCTGAACCCGTGCTCGGCGAGCCGGTCCAGCTGGCGGCGGAGGATCTGGCGGGGCGCGGCGACGACCGGGGACCCGTCGTTCCAGGCGAGGTCGGCGACGAGGAACGCCGTACCCGCGTTCCAGGGCAGCCGACGGAGTGTGGAGAGGTCGGGACGCATGGCGAAGTCGCCGTACCCCCGCTCCCAGGAGGACATCTCGTAGCCGTCGACGGTGTTCATCTCGGTGTCGACGGCAAGGAGGTAGTTGCAGCCTTCGGTGCCGTGCTCCAGGACGTCGTCGAGGAAGAAACGGGCGGCGAACCGCTTGCCCTGGAGCCGCCCTTGCATGTCGGGGAAGGCCAGGACAACAGTGTCGATCTCTCCGCTCGCGACGAGGGCGTGCAGCTCCTCGATGCTGAGCGGGGGTGTGCGGTCTGCCACGGTAAAGCCTCCTTCGGCTTCTACGGTCAGCCGGAAGCCATAAGGTATTGCGGAGAACCATTGCTTGGGAAGGGGGCACGGCCAGATGTCGCTGGACGCGGAGGGCGGCTTGGAGGACCGGTTGACGCCGGTGCTGCGGCCCGTGCGGGCGGGCAACGGCTTCGAGGAGGCACTGGAACAGATTCTCCAGGTCGTACGACTGGGCCTGGTGCCGGGCGGCGAGCGGCTGCCGGCCGAGCGTGAACTCGCCGAGCGGCTCGGGATCAGCCGGGTGACGCTGCGCGAGGTGCTGAAGGTGCTCCAGGACCAGGGGCTCGTGGAGTCGCGGCGCGGCCGGTACGGCGGCACGTTCGTGCTGCCGCGCGGCGGGGCGGGCGAGGACGAGCTGCGGCGGCGGATCAGCGCGGTCGACATCGAGGACGTGCTCCGCTTCCGCGAGGTACTGGAGGTGGGCGCGGCGGGCCTGTGCGCTCAGCACGGGCTGTCGGCCGAGCAGGGGAGCCGGCTGCGGGAGTCGCTGGCGCGCACGCAGGACGCCCCGCTGCCGGACTACCGCCGCCTGGACACGCTGCTCCACCTCACCCTCTCCGAGCTGTGCGGCTCACCGACGCTGACCTCGCAGTACGCGGCGGTACGCGCGACGGTGAACGACCTGCTGGACTGCATCCCGCTACTGGTGCGCAACCTGGAGCACTCCCAGCGGCAGCACGCGGCACTGGTGGACGCGGTGCTCGACGGCGACGCGGACGGAGCCCGGGACATGATGCGGGAGCACTGCTCGGGGACGGCGGCGCTGCTGCGGGGCTTCTTGGCGTGAACCGGGTTGCCACCCGGGGCGAGAGTCGGCAATGGTACTGCGGTACGCCATTGGATGCTATTGGATGCCATCGGACGCCAGGAGAGCCTCGTGACCACCACCGGACGACGACCGCTCATCGGGGTCAGCACGTATCTGGACTCCAGCACGCACTGGGGGGCGTGGGAGCTGCCCGCGGCACTGCTGCCGGCCGGGTATCCGAGGCTCGTACAGCGGGCCGGGGGCATCGCCGCGATGCTCCCGCCGGACGACCCGGCACACGCCGCCGCGACGGTCGCGCGGGTCGACGGTGTCGTGATCGCGGGCGGCCCCGATGTCGATCCGGCCCGGTACGGCACCGAACGCGACCCCCGCACGGGCCCGCCCGCCGAGGCACGGGACGCCTGGGAACTCGCCCTGATCGAGGCGGCGTTGGCGTCGGGCACCCCGCTGCTGGGCATCTGCCGGGGCATGCAGCTGCTGAACATCGCCCTGGGGGGCACACTGGTCCAGCACATCGACGGCCACGCGGAGACACCGGGCGTCTTCGGCCACCACTCCGTGAAGCCGGTACCGGGGACGCGCTACGCGGAGGCGGTACCGGAGGAGACGTCGGTGCCGACGTTCCATCACCAGGCGGTGGACCGCCTGGGAAGCGGGCTGGTGCCCTCGGCGTACGCGGCGGACGGCACGGTGGAGGCGGTGGAACCGGGGGACGGCGGATCCGGCGCCGGGTGGGTGCTGGGGGTGCAGTGGCATCCGGAGATGGGGGAGGACGTGCGGGTGATGGAGGCATTGGTCCTTTCAGCCCGTCCGGCGTTTGAGGACAAGGCCCGTTCAGGGCCGTAGGGGGGTCTGGGGGCACAGCCCCCAGGGATGGGACGGGTAGGGGCGGCGGGGGCGAGAAAACCCGCCCTACCCCCGCGTCAACCCCAACAACTCCCGGGCCGGCCCTACGGGCCGATGCCCCGTCGGCCACACCGCCCGCAGCTCCCGATCCAGCCGCACCCCGGCCAACGGCACACACACCAGCCGCCGTGTCGACAGCTCCTCCCCCACCGCCAGCTCACTCAGCACCGCGGGCCCCGCCCCACCCACCGCCGAGGCCTTCACCGCGGTCGTCGACGACAGTTCGAGCAGCGGACGCGCCAGCCCGCCCAGCGCCGTGTCCAGCACCTGCCGTGTCCCCGACCCCTCCTCCCGGAGGATCAGCGGCGTCGCCGCCAGCTCCTGTGCCCCCACCGGCTTCCGCCGCCGCGCCCACGGGTGCCCCGGCGCTGTCACCACGATCAGCCGGTCCTTGGCGACGACCACCGAGTCCAGGCCGCTCGGTACTCCCGTCCCCTCCACGAAACCGAGGTCGGCCTCGTCCGACAGGACCCGTTCGGCCACTGCCGCCGAGTTGCCCGCCAGCAACGACACCGCCGTCTCGGGCCGCAGCGCGCGCAGCGCCAGCAGCCAGCCGGGAAGCAGGTACTCGGCGATCGTCATGCTGGCCGCGACCCGCAGCCGGGAGTCGCGTCGCGCCCGCAGGGCCTGCGCCCCGGCGTCGAACGCCTCCGCCGCCTCCACGACCCGCCGAGCCCAGTCGGTGACGAGCACACCGGCGTCCGTGAGCCGGGATCCACGCGGTGAGCGGTCCACGAGGGCCACGCCCAGCTGGCGTTCCATCGACCGGATGCGGCTGCTGGCTGCAGGCTGTGTGACGCCCAGTTCCTGCGCGGCCCGCCCGAGGCTCCCCAGCCGCGCCACGGCGAGCAGCAACTCCATCGCGCCGAGGTCCGGGACC
This genomic interval from Streptomyces sp. B21-083 contains the following:
- a CDS encoding aldehyde dehydrogenase family protein — its product is MSYEHERELAYGSELRVLNPATEDVVATVPAATREDVDAAVVRANHAQARWAALAPADRARLLRRFAVAVDEHLEELAQLEVREAGHVIGNARWEAGNVRDLLDYAAGGVERLTGRQIPVAGGLDITLLEPLGVVGVIAPWNFPMPIAAWGTAPALAAGNAVILKPAETTPLTALRLAELALEAGLPEGLFQVLPGHGPVAGTALVEHPGVAKIVFTGSTGVGKQVLAKGSALLKRVTLELGGKSPNIVFADADIEAAAAAAPMSFLDNSGQDCCARTRILVQRSVYDRFLGLLAPAVESVLVGDPADEKTQMGPLISRAQLDRVRAYVTDDLAGIRGETPTGPGFWFPPTVLTDVDPHARVAVEEVFGPVAVVLPFDDEADAVALANGTDYGLSGSIWTRDVGRALRVSQAVRAGNLSVNSHSSVRYSTPFGGFKQSGIGRELGPDALTAFTETKNVFISTEGPAQ
- a CDS encoding glutamine synthetase family protein, which encodes MADRTPPLSIEELHALVASGEIDTVVLAFPDMQGRLQGKRFAARFFLDDVLEHGTEGCNYLLAVDTEMNTVDGYEMSSWERGYGDFAMRPDLSTLRRLPWNAGTAFLVADLAWNDGSPVVAAPRQILRRQLDRLAEHGFSAKVGTELEFIVFKDTYEQAWDAHYRGLTPANQYNIDYSVLGTGRIEPLLRRIRNEMTAAGLIVESAKGECNPGQHEIAFKYDDALVTCDQHAVYKTGAKEIASQEGVSLTFMAKYNEREGNSCHIHLSLADADGTNVMAGTAADPGGMSEVMRYFLAGQLAALRDFSLLYAPNINSYKRFQPGSFAPTAVAWGYDNRTCALRVVGHGRSMRFENRLPGGDVNPYLAVAGLIAAGLYGIEQKLELPEVCAGNAYAGDYAHVPTTLREAAELWENSPIVQAAFGDEVVAHYRNMARVELAAFDAAVTDWELRRSFERL
- a CDS encoding FadR/GntR family transcriptional regulator, which gives rise to MSLDAEGGLEDRLTPVLRPVRAGNGFEEALEQILQVVRLGLVPGGERLPAERELAERLGISRVTLREVLKVLQDQGLVESRRGRYGGTFVLPRGGAGEDELRRRISAVDIEDVLRFREVLEVGAAGLCAQHGLSAEQGSRLRESLARTQDAPLPDYRRLDTLLHLTLSELCGSPTLTSQYAAVRATVNDLLDCIPLLVRNLEHSQRQHAALVDAVLDGDADGARDMMREHCSGTAALLRGFLA
- a CDS encoding gamma-glutamyl-gamma-aminobutyrate hydrolase family protein; the protein is MLLDAIGRQESLVTTTGRRPLIGVSTYLDSSTHWGAWELPAALLPAGYPRLVQRAGGIAAMLPPDDPAHAAATVARVDGVVIAGGPDVDPARYGTERDPRTGPPAEARDAWELALIEAALASGTPLLGICRGMQLLNIALGGTLVQHIDGHAETPGVFGHHSVKPVPGTRYAEAVPEETSVPTFHHQAVDRLGSGLVPSAYAADGTVEAVEPGDGGSGAGWVLGVQWHPEMGEDVRVMEALVLSARPAFEDKARSGP
- a CDS encoding LysR family transcriptional regulator; this translates as MGDVEGRAAQSAGVARRVPDLGAMELLLAVARLGSLGRAAQELGVTQPAASSRIRSMERQLGVALVDRSPRGSRLTDAGVLVTDWARRVVEAAEAFDAGAQALRARRDSRLRVAASMTIAEYLLPGWLLALRALRPETAVSLLAGNSAAVAERVLSDEADLGFVEGTGVPSGLDSVVVAKDRLIVVTAPGHPWARRRKPVGAQELAATPLILREEGSGTRQVLDTALGGLARPLLELSSTTAVKASAVGGAGPAVLSELAVGEELSTRRLVCVPLAGVRLDRELRAVWPTGHRPVGPARELLGLTRG